The following are encoded together in the Rhodanobacter soli genome:
- a CDS encoding VOC family protein has product MRLILLVSAMLLCLGVVRASPSSPAASPTRLDHILLWGRGIDQVTSVMAVKLGFQVRPGHDPGGVANRYVRFADSSFIELLGITRPDPAFDPGMKEDQQALKGGPGSRSFGFRSSELDAIYRRLKRLNYAVTPFFTGPDSAKPGWRLFAFNHAPLSSNTFFIDYAADYAPDQFDPSNAGDYRATREHPNGARELSAMWLVSADADADRRQLETMGFGHAVPVKLPQLGATGFCVPVGPTALLALQPDGAGVAAEVMAGGGSRVLGVSVGVADLARAQRWVERGYERRLTTYRGLSGESFLAPTRDDLGLSIEFHAIQPGMAPCADAGI; this is encoded by the coding sequence ATGCGTCTGATTCTGCTCGTTTCGGCAATGCTCCTGTGTCTGGGTGTGGTGCGGGCGTCCCCATCCTCTCCCGCGGCGTCCCCGACGCGGCTCGACCACATCCTTCTCTGGGGGCGCGGCATCGATCAGGTGACCTCGGTCATGGCGGTCAAGCTGGGCTTTCAGGTGCGGCCCGGACATGACCCGGGCGGGGTCGCCAACCGCTACGTCCGGTTCGCCGACAGCAGCTTCATCGAACTACTGGGCATCACCCGGCCCGATCCGGCTTTCGATCCGGGCATGAAGGAGGACCAGCAGGCGCTCAAGGGCGGGCCCGGATCGCGCAGCTTCGGTTTTCGGTCCTCCGAGCTCGATGCGATCTACCGCCGGCTCAAGAGACTCAACTATGCAGTCACGCCCTTTTTCACAGGGCCGGACAGCGCGAAGCCGGGCTGGCGATTGTTCGCGTTCAATCACGCGCCGCTGTCGAGCAACACCTTCTTCATCGACTATGCCGCCGACTACGCCCCCGACCAGTTTGATCCTTCGAATGCCGGCGATTACCGGGCAACGCGCGAACACCCCAACGGTGCGCGCGAATTGTCGGCGATGTGGCTGGTGTCGGCCGATGCGGATGCCGACCGCAGGCAGCTCGAAACGATGGGCTTTGGCCACGCAGTGCCGGTCAAGTTGCCCCAGCTCGGCGCCACGGGCTTTTGCGTGCCGGTCGGACCGACGGCGCTGCTGGCGCTTCAGCCTGACGGCGCGGGTGTCGCCGCCGAGGTGATGGCCGGTGGTGGCTCGCGCGTCCTGGGCGTGAGCGTCGGCGTCGCCGATCTGGCGCGTGCGCAACGCTGGGTCGAACGCGGCTACGAGCGCAGGCTGACAACCTACCGCGGTCTGTCCGGCGAATCCTTCCTTGCGCCGACGCGGGACGACCTCGGTCTGTCGATCGAATTCCACGCGATCCAGCCCGGCATGGCGCCGTGTGCCGATGCGGGCATCTAG